The nucleotide window TCTGCGAGAATCCAGAAGTAATGGCCATTACAGGCTTAATTGTACCCTATGAATTAGAAGCAGAAGCACAAGTCTTGTTTGAGATGTGTGGGGGCTTCGGTAAAGGCTTTCAACAGAAGAGATTTTATGTGAAACGAGGCAATAAGCTCCCGTGGTGGTTCTTGGGGACAGGAAACTGCGGGGCTGGCGCTAATATGGCCTATCGACGCAAAGTCTTTAGTGAAATTGGCTACTTTGATCCTGCGTTAGATGTTGGAACAGTTACCAACGGCGGTGGTGATCAAGAAATGTTTTTCCGAGTCATCAAAGAAGGCCATCCACTTGTATATGAGCCGAACGCTGTTGTCTTCCATCGTCACCGCAGAGACTATGCCAGACTACGTTACCAACTCTCTGGCAACGGGGGCGCATATTCTTATATGCACGCAGGCATTCGCAGGTATCCAGACGAGCTGCTTTCGTTCCTAAAGCTGGGAATCATTTGGTTTTTGTCCTGGCACCTACGTCGTTTAATAATCTCTTTAATTTACCCAGCTCGTTACCCAAGAGACTTGATTCTGGCTGAACTGCAGGGTTGCTTCATGGGACTGAACCGCTATCCTAAAGCTCAGAAAGCTGCAACTCAGGTTGAAAAGGACTTTGGCCCAATTATCCTGCCAGGCCAAGAGTCGGCTTCTATTTCTGAAGAAAGCAGCCATGAACGGCGAACAGAAACTGCTGTGCGTACAGTTGAGTTGTCACAGCCTATTCCATCTTTAAATGATGTAGTTGATTATCCCTGTGTTCGTGTTGTCATTCTACGAAACAATACGCTGCTTGGCAGTGTAGACATCTTTAATCTGCATCAGGTTGTTAGTGCCGATAGGCTTAGAGAAGCTATTGTTGAAGCTCTTGGCTTTAAGTTACTTAATTTAGCTCCTACTCCCGGTATATACGCGAGAGCAGGTTACACAAGCTATGATACAAGTCAAATATTTTCAACTCTGTACGAGCACTATTGCCAATCAAGTCAGGAAGACAATAGTGAAAAGAATGAGGTTGCTTGGATAAAGCAAAAACTTGTATCAATTATCATTGCCACCTGCAAGCAGGTAGATACTTTAAAGGATTTTCTAACCCAACTTCACCATCTGCCAACCCAAACAGAACTTGAAGTCATTGTAGTGGCTAATGACTCTACTTCAGACTTAGAGAGCGCCATTCAGTCTGACTTTCCAAACACCTTAGTAATTACTGAGAATAGTAGTAACTCAGCCAGTATTTACAATGCAGGAATCAAGGCAAGTAGAGGAGATATCGTTCTCCTGACCAACGATAGGGTTAACCTCTCTTCCGAATGGCTAGAGGCCTTGGTTGAGCCTTTTGAGAACGCTGATGTTATGGCGGTTACTGGCGCTACGCTGCCATCAGCTGTTAACCCACTTACTCAAGAACTACTAAACCGCTCTACTTTTCCAGATTGGTATCTCAAACCTTTCTGTGCTACTGGGAACTGGTTTGAGTCATCATTCTATAAGCCATCCCCAATTGAGTGGCTAGGCGGCATCCCTAACATAGCTTTTCGCTCTAAGATTTTTACCCATCCCTGCATTCAATTAATGGATGAAGCTCTAGGCGATAAGGATTTATCAGCAGGAGGAGCTGAGGATACCTATCATCTGTACAAAATTCTTAAACTAGGTTACACAGTTCTACATGAGCCCAAAGCTTATCTCTGGGATAAGAATCTAGATAATGTAAAACTCCTCCAACAAAAGCTATACAAGCATGGAAAAAACCATGCCGCTTTTCACTTAAAAGTTTGGTTGAAAGATGGTGACTGGCGAGGGCTAATACATCTTTTGCTTGCTCTACCCTTGTTTCATCTGAGGCAAGTAAAAGAAGTTCTGCTGCATCGCAAAAGCCACAAAATATCTCTCGTTCTTGTGGAAATTTTGGGAAATATCAATGGTGTTTTCTCTACGCTGAAAACGCATTTCTTGCGCTCCGAGAAAAGATCAGGAGCTGTTCCAATTTCCTCAAGCAGCCACATTGTTAATTCTAGTGCAGGCAAAAGCTAGCAAAAGAATTACATGTAGCTTTAGATTTGAAGTCTGATTTCAAGATGAAGTTTTTTGAGCACTAGGCAAACAGTTTCTCTTTGAAGCAAATGTATAGATTTGGGCAGCGATTCGATTACTTTCAAGACTTACTATACACCTTAATTTCTAGAGAGATGCAGTTGCTGTATAAGCGCTCTGCTTTAGGAATAGCGTGGACACTACTTAATCCTTTACTACAATTAGCTGTTTTTGTATTCGTGTTTCAGCTAATTTTGCCCATTGACATGCCGCACTATACCTCTTTTGTTTTTACAGGGTTACTAGTATGGACATGGTTTCAAAACTCTCTGTTTCAGGCAACAGGGGTAATTATCGATAGCGCCGCACTCATTAGGCAACCAGGCTTCCCAATTACAGTTTTGCCAGTAGTCATTACTGCTACTGGCTTAGTTCATTTTGTTTTAGCTCTACCAGTTTTAATCGTATTTTTGATGTTAGATGGTGTACATCTGACACCTTATGTAATGTTTCTCCCTGTTTTGCAGCTATTACAGATGGTCTTTACAGTTGGATTAGCCTATCTGTTAGCAGCTTTGAACGTGAGCTTTCGAGATGTTCAGCACACGCTTGGGGTAGTGCTTCAACTCCTCTTCTACGTGACGCCTATTTTTTACAACATTAGTAATGTGCCCTCCCGATATAAGATTCTCTATGAACTCAACCCACTGGTTCACATTGTGACAGGTTATCGAGCTATCTTGCTTGATGGTGCTTCCCCCAACTGGCATTCACTGCTCTTGTTAGGGCTGTTCACTGCTGTCACGCTACCCTTTGGTTACAAAATCTTTAAGCGTCAGAGCTTTCGTTTCGTTGAAGAGCTTTGATTGTACTTTGCTTTTTATCCTTCGTAAAACTCGAAAAAATTAATCATGCTGAATCAGAAAATATTCTATGTCGGGCTGCGTTATCAGCATCATGCACTTCATTCTGGGTATGAAGGGTATGGCCGTTATTTAGGCGATTTTCTTCGACCTCCTGTTAATTTTCGCTGGACATTAGGACCTATTGGTTGGCCCCTAACTATTTTTATTAATGTAGTAACTGGGCACTTATGGTACTCCCTGGGTGCTTTTTTCACAGAAGTGGCAACGCTATGGCACATGTTGCTGCACAGAAAATCTGTTTATCATGTTCTATATGGAGACTCAGATTTATGGCTTTTGCCCTTCTTTAAAGGCTGGACTAGAACCAGAAACCTATTGATTGCTTCTTTTCACCAACCTTCGCCGCATCTTAAAGAGCTTGGTGCTATTGAAAGAATTGCAAAAAATTTGGATGGGGTTGTTCTTGTTTCTGAGGCGCAGCGTCCGTATTTTGAGGAAATACTCGATAGACAGCGCGTTTTCGTTGTCCCTCATGGGATTGATACGGATTTTTTCTGCCCCTCTAATAACAAAGCTGACCAGCCAACCTGCATTACTGTAGGTTCTCATCTGCGTGACTTCAAAACATTAAAGGAAGCTATGCAGCTGGTTTGGCAGGTTAATCCTCAGGTGCGATTTATTGCTGTTGGAACACGCAACAATAAAAAGTGTTTCTTTGATGGTTTAGAGGATGAGAGAATTCAATTCCTTGAAGGACTAAGCGATGAAGACCTAAAAGCAGCCTATCAAAAAGCCCACTTAGCTGTATTTTCCTTTCAGGAGGCCACCGCAAACAATGCATTGCTGGAAGCAATGGCGTCAGGCTTGCCAGTTGTAGCTACAAACACTGGTGGTATTCCTGAATATGTAGATAGTGAGACTGGTGTTTTGTGCGAACAGGGTAGCCCAGAAGCACTTGCAGAGGGAATGCTCAAGGTTCTAAGCAATCCGGACTATCAAGCTAAACTGTCTAAAGCAGCTCGTACAAAGGCTCTCAGATATAACTATGCTTCTACTGCAAAACAAATGTCTGAAGTTTATAGAAAGGTTGCCCAACTGCACAAGGTTGGTAGTGAAGTCTTACTTCAAGGTTAGTCTAAATGCAGGGGTCTAGCACTAGTTTCTTTTGTCCAATCTGCTTGAGATTTAGATGTGTGCGAGGTTACATGAATGAATAACGAGATTGTTGTTCATAATCTTGGGAAGTACTTTAGCCAGTACCATACTCATAAACCTGCCACCATTATGGAAGCCGCTCTAGGTGGAGTGCGGCGGATGCATCCTGTTCGTCAGTTCTGGGCTTTGCGTCATATCAGCTTCACGGTTGGACCTGGTGAAATGTTGGGCGTTATTGGCCATAACGGAGCAGGCAAGTCCACGCTGCTGAGGCTTTTAGGTGGGGTAGGGCGACCCGACGAAGGACAGATCCGTATGAGAGGTCGGATTGGAGCCTTGTTAGAACTAGGTGCCGGTTTCCACGGAGATTTGTCGGGGCGGGAGAATGTTTTTGTAATGGCAGTTGTAGCTGGATTAACTCGCCGGGAAGTAGCAAAACGATTTGACTCAATTGTCGAGTTTTCTGAACTGCACGAATTTATTGATAATCCGGTGCGGACTTATAGCACTGGTATGCAGATGCGGCTAGCATTTTCAGTTGCTGTTCACACAGATCCAGGCACATTACTAGTTGATGAGTTTCTCTCCGTTGGTGACTTAGCCTTTCAATCTAAATGTTTAAATCAAATCGCTGAACTTAAGCGCCAGGGGTGTGCGATTGTTTTGATATCTCACGATACTGCCCAAGTTGAGCAAATGTGCGATCGCGTCTTGTGGTTGCGGCAGGGGCAGGCAGTTGCCTATGGAACGGTTCCTGTTGTGGTTGGTCAGTATGTGACTGAAATGCGTACTGAAACGCTGCAGCGTACCCCTCAGCGGCCGCCTCAGCTTACCCGCTCCGGCCAGGAACTCAAGGTGAACGAAAATCGCTTTGGCTCTCAAGAAGTCGAGATCCTTGATGTGCAATTGTTACCTGGGGATCATATTGACGGAGGCGACCCACTTTGTGTTGAAATTACTTATAACGCTCCCAATAAAATGGAATCCGTTATCTTCTCTATTTCAATTAATCGAGAAGATGATGTTGTGTGCTTGGATGAAAATACACAAAACATAGGGCCTCGGCTCCCTCTTGAGCAGGGGAAAGGGAAAATAAAGTTTTACTGTGAGCGGCTTGATCTATGCAGTGGCAAGTATTCTGTTAACGTTGGTATTTTTGAGCAAACTTGGCAGTATGCTTATGACTACCATTGGCATGCTTACCCACTGTGGGTAAGGGCTCAGAGTATTAGTAAAGCTGTTTTGGCTCCTCCTATTCGGTGGGAAGTTGCCAATCTGGTGAGTACAACAGGTAGGCGGCTCGATGAAGGAGGCAGTTTCTTAGAATGAAACGCTTCACCTCAACGCTAAACTGTCTATACGCATTCAAATACACGCATTCGGAACATCCACAAAAGAAATTCTAAGGGTCTGAATGCTGCTCCAAGCCCTGCGTCCCTTTGCTCCCTGGCAGTTCTTCAATCATTCTGCTTTGGCACTGCTTCACAAACTCGTGCGCGATCGCAAAGCTCCCTCCCCAATGCATATGCACATAGGACGCATGAACCCGATGGATGTGCCAGCCTTCTTCAGTGGGGGAGCGACTGCCATCGTAGGGGCATAGGCGGTAGAGCGGAACAGCTGTTAAGGTCGTTTGCCTGGAGCGGTGAAACTCGTGACCCTGTGCCTGAATGTTCTTGGGTAATAGGGAACTGGCCTGTAGGGCTTCGACCTGCCGATACCCCAGCGTTAGCCGCTGGCCCATTTCAATGGCAGTTGGCAGTACCCCGACCATAGGCCAAACATTGCCTGCAAAATCGGCAATGCTCTGGCAGAGGTACATCAAACCGCCGCATTCGGCGTAGGTAGGGATGTTTGCTTGAACAGCTTGTTTGACCTGCTGCAGAACGGTTTTATTTGCAGAGAGCGCTTCGGCAAAAACTTCTGGAAAGCCGCCGCCAAAATAGAGGCCCTGGATGTTTTCGGGAAGGGATTTGTCCTTTAGAGGGCTCCAGTAAACCAGCTCGGCTCCGAGGGCAGCAAGGATTTCCAGATTGTCGGGGTAGTAGAAGCTGAAGGCCGAGTCGTGTGCGATCGCAATCCTAGGCTGGTGGATGGGTGGATGGGTGGATGGGTAGATGGGTGGGTGAGTAGATGGGGAAAGAAGGGAGGAGGCGTAGGGAGGCTCGATTGGGGTGTGAGGGGGGTGCTCTAGTTTTAGCAAGGGCTCTAACTGTTGCCAGTCGAAGCACTGCTCTCCTAAGTCAGCCAGCTGATCGGTGATTTGACGCAGTTCGGGCAGTTCGGCGGTGGGCACTAGGCCTAGGTGGCGGTCAGGAATGGTGATGCTTTCTTGGCGGCGAAGGACACCGAGGATGGGTAGGTTGAGGGGAGTCAGGGCGGCTTTGAGCAGGTCTAGGTGGCGATCGCTACCGACGCGATTGAGCACCACTCCAGCGAACTGTAGGCGCGGGTCAAACGTGCGGTAGCCGTGGACGATGGCAGCAGCGGAGCGAGAAAGGCGACTGCAGTCGATGACTAAAAGGATCGGCAGATCGAGCAGTCGGGCGATGTGGGCGGTGCTGGCAAAGTCATGCGCGCCTGAAGCCCCGTCAAACAG belongs to Pseudanabaena sp. FACHB-2040 and includes:
- a CDS encoding ABC transporter ATP-binding protein encodes the protein MNNEIVVHNLGKYFSQYHTHKPATIMEAALGGVRRMHPVRQFWALRHISFTVGPGEMLGVIGHNGAGKSTLLRLLGGVGRPDEGQIRMRGRIGALLELGAGFHGDLSGRENVFVMAVVAGLTRREVAKRFDSIVEFSELHEFIDNPVRTYSTGMQMRLAFSVAVHTDPGTLLVDEFLSVGDLAFQSKCLNQIAELKRQGCAIVLISHDTAQVEQMCDRVLWLRQGQAVAYGTVPVVVGQYVTEMRTETLQRTPQRPPQLTRSGQELKVNENRFGSQEVEILDVQLLPGDHIDGGDPLCVEITYNAPNKMESVIFSISINREDDVVCLDENTQNIGPRLPLEQGKGKIKFYCERLDLCSGKYSVNVGIFEQTWQYAYDYHWHAYPLWVRAQSISKAVLAPPIRWEVANLVSTTGRRLDEGGSFLE
- a CDS encoding glycosyltransferase — translated: MLYPIKVVDIELSRTIPGFSGLDVYLQLLALVRLHGKPIGYVQAPITAGNCSSETLSRLILEQHGDAIIHQLLVNGLAAPSPPNGLQMEDLLSAPSASYEGPWPLVTVAVCTRDRPADIDLCLEGISRLDYPNLDVLVVDNAPTNSATQDLVKSKYPHVRYCCEPRPGLDWARNRAIYEAKGEFIAYTDDDVVVDPGWVSAIAKHFCENPEVMAITGLIVPYELEAEAQVLFEMCGGFGKGFQQKRFYVKRGNKLPWWFLGTGNCGAGANMAYRRKVFSEIGYFDPALDVGTVTNGGGDQEMFFRVIKEGHPLVYEPNAVVFHRHRRDYARLRYQLSGNGGAYSYMHAGIRRYPDELLSFLKLGIIWFLSWHLRRLIISLIYPARYPRDLILAELQGCFMGLNRYPKAQKAATQVEKDFGPIILPGQESASISEESSHERRTETAVRTVELSQPIPSLNDVVDYPCVRVVILRNNTLLGSVDIFNLHQVVSADRLREAIVEALGFKLLNLAPTPGIYARAGYTSYDTSQIFSTLYEHYCQSSQEDNSEKNEVAWIKQKLVSIIIATCKQVDTLKDFLTQLHHLPTQTELEVIVVANDSTSDLESAIQSDFPNTLVITENSSNSASIYNAGIKASRGDIVLLTNDRVNLSSEWLEALVEPFENADVMAVTGATLPSAVNPLTQELLNRSTFPDWYLKPFCATGNWFESSFYKPSPIEWLGGIPNIAFRSKIFTHPCIQLMDEALGDKDLSAGGAEDTYHLYKILKLGYTVLHEPKAYLWDKNLDNVKLLQQKLYKHGKNHAAFHLKVWLKDGDWRGLIHLLLALPLFHLRQVKEVLLHRKSHKISLVLVEILGNINGVFSTLKTHFLRSEKRSGAVPISSSSHIVNSSAGKS
- a CDS encoding cobyrinate a,c-diamide synthase, with the translated sequence MGGLIIAGERSGAGKTTVTLALLAALGRRSQRVQSFKVGPDYIDPMFHRYVTRRPAYNLDPVLTSEAYIPKSYAYYSRDAEYALVEGVMGLFDGASGAHDFASTAHIARLLDLPILLVIDCSRLSRSAAAIVHGYRTFDPRLQFAGVVLNRVGSDRHLDLLKAALTPLNLPILGVLRRQESITIPDRHLGLVPTAELPELRQITDQLADLGEQCFDWQQLEPLLKLEHPPHTPIEPPYASSLLSPSTHPPIYPSTHPPIHQPRIAIAHDSAFSFYYPDNLEILAALGAELVYWSPLKDKSLPENIQGLYFGGGFPEVFAEALSANKTVLQQVKQAVQANIPTYAECGGLMYLCQSIADFAGNVWPMVGVLPTAIEMGQRLTLGYRQVEALQASSLLPKNIQAQGHEFHRSRQTTLTAVPLYRLCPYDGSRSPTEEGWHIHRVHASYVHMHWGGSFAIAHEFVKQCQSRMIEELPGSKGTQGLEQHSDP
- a CDS encoding ABC transporter permease — encoded protein: MYRFGQRFDYFQDLLYTLISREMQLLYKRSALGIAWTLLNPLLQLAVFVFVFQLILPIDMPHYTSFVFTGLLVWTWFQNSLFQATGVIIDSAALIRQPGFPITVLPVVITATGLVHFVLALPVLIVFLMLDGVHLTPYVMFLPVLQLLQMVFTVGLAYLLAALNVSFRDVQHTLGVVLQLLFYVTPIFYNISNVPSRYKILYELNPLVHIVTGYRAILLDGASPNWHSLLLLGLFTAVTLPFGYKIFKRQSFRFVEEL
- a CDS encoding glycosyltransferase family 4 protein is translated as MLNQKIFYVGLRYQHHALHSGYEGYGRYLGDFLRPPVNFRWTLGPIGWPLTIFINVVTGHLWYSLGAFFTEVATLWHMLLHRKSVYHVLYGDSDLWLLPFFKGWTRTRNLLIASFHQPSPHLKELGAIERIAKNLDGVVLVSEAQRPYFEEILDRQRVFVVPHGIDTDFFCPSNNKADQPTCITVGSHLRDFKTLKEAMQLVWQVNPQVRFIAVGTRNNKKCFFDGLEDERIQFLEGLSDEDLKAAYQKAHLAVFSFQEATANNALLEAMASGLPVVATNTGGIPEYVDSETGVLCEQGSPEALAEGMLKVLSNPDYQAKLSKAARTKALRYNYASTAKQMSEVYRKVAQLHKVGSEVLLQG